The genomic region ACCTGTCCCGGCCCCAGGCGTTGATCGGCCCGTGGTCCGAGGTCTCCTTCACGCAGTCGAAGATGTCGTTGTACTGGATCCGGTGGCCGCCCCAGGTGCCGTCGTTGATGTTGACGCCCGACCGGGGACTGCCGTGAATGGTGTTGTGGGCGACCGTGACCCGGCTGCTCATCGAGATGTTGACGCCGGCGCTCTGCTTCTCGAAGCGGCCCATGTCGGCCATGCTGTTGTAGCTGACAGTGATGTCGCGGGGGTAGTCCTCGGTTCTCGGACCGGGGGTCAGGTCGGTGGGCGGATCGACCATGTGCGCCCAGGTCGAGGGATTGCGCACCGCCTCGGTGGAGCCGACGACCTGGACGTCGCTGGCACCGGAGCCGGTGAAGCGGTTCCTGGTGATGACGTCGCCCTTGTTGTACCCGTCGACAAAGACGCCGTTGCCGCCGACCTGGGCGAAGGCGGAGCGGGAGACGGTGATGTTCCTGGCGTTCTTGAGATGGACGGCGCCGGCCCGCGCTATGGCCCAGTCGCCGAGTTGCAGCGGCTCGTAGGGGGTGTCGAACAGTGTCCGGTGTGTCTCGGTGTAGGTGAAGCCGTCGAACGTGAGGTCGTGCACCGGCTTCGCGGCGGACGAGCCTTCGACACGGACGAGTTCGTCCAGTTCCGCCGTTTCCACGGTGGCCGAGGAGAGATCGGTCCCGGCCGGGGGTATCACGTACAGCTTCCCGGCAGCCTTGTCGTAGAACCACTCGCCGGGCGCGTCGAGTTCCTCGAAGATGCCTTCCGCCACGACGTGGTTGGTGTCCACGTCGCCACCGCGGTTGTTGTCGCCGACCCACTTGGTCTGCAGGGCGGAGTTGCTGCGCCCGGTGATCGTGTAGTCGTTGCCGCCCCAGTCGGACGAGTGCAGTCCGCGGATGTCGCCGGTGGTGGGGTTCTTCCAGGCCGCGGAGCGTGCGTTCAGGGTGGCCATGGTGGTGGAGCCGCCCAGCACCGCGGTGTTGGGGTCGAAGTTCGGGAACCGGGCGAGCACCTGCTGGGTTCCGCCCACGAACAGCCCGTCGATCTTCAGGCCGGCGCCGACCTTCGCGACCTGGACCGCGGAGTTGTGCGGGTCGGCCGACCATGCGGCCGTCACCCGCCGCCCTCCGCTCAGTACGGCCTTCTCGCCCGGGTAGGAGGAGTACGTCACGGGGGCGGACGCCGTGCCGGAGTCCGCTTCGTCGAACGTCAGCGTGCCGGCGAGGTGGTAGGTGCCGCCGCGGACCCATACGTGGACCGCTCGGCCCTTCCTGGTTGCCTTCCGTGCGGCGGTCCGGGCAGCCGCCAGGGTCCGGAACGGCTTGTGCAGGGACCCGGAGTTGTGGTCGTTGCCGCTGGTAGACACGTAGAGGCTGGTCCCTGACGGCCCGTGGGCCGCCCACGCGTCGGTCGCGGTGAGCGCGGGGGCGCCCAGCGCCACGGCCGCGAGTACCGCCACTGCGGCAAGCCGCTTCGGGGCGGCTCTGCCTCCTGGTCTGCGAGTTGAGCTGCGGTGCACGTCTGACACTCCCTGACAAGGTAGGCCGAACTCCGCGTCGCCGTACGGACGCGATGGTGCGGAACTCTGCTCTCCGTCGCCATTGAGTGTCAATAGATCCGACGTTGCATGCGGGATATCGCCCCAAATCCAGGATGATCACGGCAATGCTCGGCCAGTGCTCCGATGACTACCGGTCAGGGATACGTCACTGCCGCTCTACTCGTGCTTCGTACCGTTGTGCCGGGCCCATGGGTGCCGCAGGTGGATCCAGACGTCCCGGGCCCGCCGTCCGGCCTCGGTGCGGCTGGCCGCGACGAGCGAGCGCGCCTGGTCGACGCTCTCCACCATGGGGCCGGATCCCAGCAGCGGCTTGCCCGCCGTCTCGTGCAGGAAGTAGGTGGAGACGAGTCCGACGACGCCCGCGACCATCAAGTAGTAAGCAGGAACCATGTCGTTCCCGGTCGCCTCCACCAGCGCCGAGGCGACCAGGGGCGTCGTACCGCCGAAGAGGGAGACCGATACGTTGAACGAGATCGACAGGGCCCCGTAGCGCAGCCGGGTCGGGAAGAGCGCGGGGAGCGTGGACGCCGAGGTACCGGCGAAGCACACCAGCAGCAGCCCCAGGATGAGGCAGCCGAACGCGGGCAGCAGAATGCCGCCCTCGCGGATCAGGAGCATCGCCGGGAACGCCAGGACGATCAGTGCGATGCTGCCCGCCATGAAGACGGGCCGGCGCCCCCAGCGGTCGGAGGTACGGCCCACGGTGGTGATGGTGAGCACCACCACGATCATGGTGCCGAGCACCAGCAGCTGGGCGGTGAGGGCGTCCTGACCGAGCGTCTCCGTCATGAAGGTCGGCAGGTACGAGGTCACCATGTAGTTGGTGACGTTGTAGAGCAGGACCAGCCCCATGCAGACGAGTACCGCCTGCCAGTGCTGGGTGAAGATCTCCTTCAGCCGCCCCTTGCCGGACTGCCGGGCCACCTCCACGGGGTCCTCGTCGCCCTCCGGGTGGGGTTCGCGCGCGTACTGGGCGGCGTTCTCCTCCGCCTGCTGCTTGAAGGCCGGGGTCTCCTCCAGCCGCAGCCGCATGTACAGGCCGATCAGCCCGAGTGGTCCGGCGATCAGGAAGGGCAGCCGCCAGCCCCAGTGCACCATCCCGTCGTGGCCGAGGGCGGCGGTGAGTACCGTGACGATGCCGGAGCCGAGCGAGTAGCCGACGAACGTGCCGAAGTCCAGCCAACTGCCCAGGAATCCGCGCCTCTTGTCCGGTGAGTACTCGGCGATGTAGGTGGTGGCGCCTGCGTATTCACCGCCCGTGGAGAAGCCCTGGACGAGTCGGCAGACGAGCAGCAGGATCGGTGCGGTGAACCCGATCGAGTCGTAACTCGGCAGGAAGGCGACGGCGAACGTGCTGATCGCCATCATGATCATGGTGGCGGCGAGTACCCGTTTGCGGCCGATCCGGTCGCCGAGCGGACCGAACACCAAACCGCCCAGGGGCCGGACGAGGAAGGCCGCGGCGAAGGTCGCGAAGGTGGAGACCACCTGGGTCCCCGGCGAGCTCGACGGGAAGAACACTTCACCCAGGATGCCCGCCAGATAGGCGTACACCCCGAAGTCGAACCACTCCATCATGTTGCCGAGCGCGGACGCCGACACGGCCCGGCGCACCTCAGGCTTGTCGGTGACCGTCACGTCCCCGGCGCTCAGCGACCTCTTGCGCCGCCGCAGCAGGATGCGAAGCAGCCGGTCGTTCGCGGAACCGGCTCGACCGGCCGGGCGTGTGCCTCGTCGGGGGCGTCCCGTGCTCATGTGATCCCGTCCGTCGGGCGGCTTCGCCGCGTTCGTCCTCGCTCCGGTCCCCCTCCGACCAGTTTCAGCGGAGAACCGCGGGAATCCGCGCGGCGGCGCGCCTTCGGGTACGACTGAACTGCGGGATCAGCGGTTCGCTGTCGCGGACGCTCCGTTCAGGTCCTGGTGGATGACGCGGGATGCCGTCTCGATGGTGCCGACGCCGTACTTCATGGTCTTGTTGCCGCTCGACAGCACGGCCATGCCGTAGTCGTGGCCGCTCCCGGTGAATGCGCCGACGCTGTGGACCCGCCATGCGTCGTCGGTCGTCCGCGACAGCCAGCCGTTCTTGACGTGGGCCGTGGCCGAGGCGGGAGATCCCGCGGGGACGCCCCAGCGCTGGTCGGCGGCGACATGGCTCATCAGCCCGAGGGCGTAGTTGCGTGCCGATGTGTCGAGCACCGCGTTCTCCGTGGTCAGCAGCCGCATCAGGGTGACCTGGTCGGCGGCGGTGATCTGGGTGAGGCCCCACGATCCGCCCGCGCCCGGGACCGTGTCCCGCATCTTGGCCAGGTCCAGGAAGTGCTGGATGCCCTTCGGCCCGATCTGGCGCCACAGGGCGGAGGTCGAGTCGTTGTCCGACTCGGTGATCATCGCGGTGGTCAGTTTCACCTCGCGCGGTGTGAGATCGCGGTGCGCCTCCCCGGCCTGCCGCAGCAGCGCGCCGAGCACCGTGACCTTCACCACACTGGCCGAGTCGAAATGCGTGTCCGCCCTGAGCTCACAGCTGGTGCCGGTGCTCCGGTCATAGACGGCCAGCGCCGATGCGCCTTGGCGTCCCTTGAGCGCGTGGGCGATGTCACGCGACAGTTCGGGGGCCAGACCCGGCACCTTCGAGGTGCATACGACCGGCGAGCCCCCCACGGAGGTACTCGCGGCAGGGGCCGGGGCCGCGGCGGTGAGCGCGGTGAGCACTGCCCCGGCGGCCAGGGAAGCGGCCAGTCCGCGCCGTGCGCAGCGCGATATACGTGATCGGTGCATGAGCGTGTGTCCTGTCCCGCTGTGGGTCGGGGGCCGTACGGCCGGACCTCGCACGGCCGGCTGGAGCGCCGGTCTGCCGCTGTCCTGCCGGAGTCACGCCCGGCAAGGGGGCCGAACGGGCCGTCCGGCGTCGCGGGGCCCGTGGAGGAGGTCGCCGATCCGGGAGGCCGATCCGCCGTGCAGCTCGGCTCGGGTCCCGTTCATGGGTCAGGACAACCGTACGGGCAGCCCGGACGGACACAGCGAGAAATTCGGGCTATTTGTCCGAAATGAGAAGTATGTCGCTACGTGATGTTCATCAACCCGCGCGGCCGTCGGGTCGGCGCGTGCACCCGGGCCTCCGGCGCTGTCCGCGCAGGGGAACAGCGCCGGAGGCGTGGCGGGCTCAGCGGATGGTTCCCGTTGCCGGGTCCAGGACCTTCTCCGTGAGGAGTTCCAGGAGGCGGCGGTCGTCGGCCGCCGTACCGCGCAGGCCGGGCGAGTCCGGGTTGGTGTCGAGAAGCAGGTGGGTGGCGCCCAGCTCGGCGAGGGCGGTGAGGTCCTCGCGGATCTGGTCGACCGTGCCGTGCCCGACCGGGTGCTCCCCGTCGAGCCGCGCCTCGGTGATCCGCACCTGGAGCCGGGGTACGAGCGCGGGCGTCGGCCGCTCCGCGCGTTCCGCCTGCTCCGCGAGCACCGGGAGCGCCGCGCGCATCGCGGACAGGGTCGCCAGATAGGGGTGCCAGCCCTCGCCGAGCCGGGCGGCACGCCCGAGCGCCGTCGCCGAGTTGCCGCCCACCCAGACCGGCAGCCGCGGCGCGGTCGCGGGGGCCGGAGCGGTGCGCACCCCCTCGTACGAGACGTACTCGCCCCGGAAGGTGGTGGGGTCTTCGGACCAGGCGGCGCGGATCGCGGTCAGGTACTCGTCCGTGATGCGGCCCCGCTCGGCGAACGGCACGCCCAGAGCGGCGTATTCGGCCCGCGACCAGCCGACGCCCGCGCCGAGGATGAACCCGTCGGCGTTCAGGCAGTCGATGTTGGCGGCCAGCCGGGCGGTGTGCAGCGGGTGCCGGTAGGGGATCACGGTCACCGTGGTCCCGAGTGTGAGTCCGGGCACCCGTCCCGCGATGTGGGACGCGAGCACGAACTGGTCGTAGAACGGGGCCGGGTACGCCTCTTGCACATCGGCGGTCACCGCGACGTGGTCGGAGATCATCGCGAACGAATACCCCAATTCCCTTGCGTCCACTGCCTGTTGCAGGAGTGTGGCAGGAACGGTACCGGGGCCGAAGTTGAGAATGTTCACGCCGAATTTCATCCGCAGAGCCTAACAACCCGGCCTCCGCCCTCGCGGTCTCGCCTGATCCGACAGTCCCGCATGGCCCCGGCCCGTGGAGGGAACGGACCGGTGCCGGTGGGACGGCCGGCGGTTCAGCCCTGGGGGCCCAGATCTGCCGTGTCGAGGATCTCGATCCGCTCGCCCGGCCGGTGCAGTTCGAGGATCACGAGCTCGTTGCGGCCGGCCCGCCACACCGGCGCGGGGGCGTAGAGCGTGCGCTGGGGGCCGCGGTCCCAATAGCGGCCCAGGGCGAAACCGTTGAGCCAGACCTGGCCCTTGGTCCAGCCCGGCAGGGCGAGGAAACCATCGGCCGGAGCCGGGATCTCCACCTCTGCCCGGTGGAAGGCCGGGCCTTCGACGGCTTCGGGTGCCCCGAACCGCAGGGCGCTCGGATCGGTCAGCGGGAGAGGGCGGATCTCCCAGCCGGACTGGTACTGGGTGTCGATCCGGACCCCGCCGCTGATGCCCTTGCGATCCTCCAGCCAGGGGCCGTAGTTGACCCGCCCCATGTTCTCCACCAGCAGGTCGAGCTGGGCTCCGGTCCCGGGAACGCTGATCGCCAGCGCGTCCAGTGGCCCGTCACGCTCCAGGAGACCGATCGGCTCTCCGTCCAGGAACACCTGGGCCCGGTCGGCCAGGCCGTGCACGCGCAGGGTCGATTCGGGGAACGGCCCGCGCAGTCGGGTGCGGTAGTGGATCAGGCCGAGTGACTGGCCCAGCGCCTCCATCGGCTCGGGCGAGAGCCGGTGGTGCGGGGTGGACAGCTCGTCCAGGCAGTTCAGCAGCGCCACCGTCCCGCTCGGGCCGACCGTTTGCGGGGCGAGCCGGGCCGGCTGCGCGGGCGCCTCGTGCCCGATCGGGCCGCGGTACCGCTCGATGACCTCGCGGAAGACGTGGAACTTCTCGGTCAGCTCCCCCGCCTCCCCGACCGGAGCGTCGTAGTCGTAGCTCGTGCAGGTGGACCGGTAGTCGGATTCGTCGCGGTTGGCGCCGTTCCACCAGCCGAAGTTGGTGCCGCCGTGGCCCATGTAGAGGTTGACCGAGGCGCCCCGGGACAGCATCCGGTCAAGTTCCGCGCCGGCCTCGCGCGGGTCGCGGACGTGGTGGTGCTCGCCCCAGTGGTCGAACCACCCGTGCCAGTACTCGGAGCACATCAGCGGGCCGGCCGGCTGGTGGCGGCGCAGGGTGTCGAGCGCCTCCTCCGGCTGCGAGCCGAACGTCGCGGTGGCCAAGGTACCGGGCAGGATGCCACCGCGCAGCACTCCATCGGTGGGACCGTCGGCCGTGAACAGCAGGCAGTCCACACCGCGTTGGCGCAAGCCCTGCCGCAGGTGGTCGAGGTAGGCGGTGTCGGTGCCGTAACTGCCGTACTCGTTCTCGATCTGGACGGCGACCACTCGCCCACCCCGGCCGGCGAGGAGCGGGCGCAGAACGGGGACCAGCTGGTCGAACCAGGCGTCCACGGCGGCCAGATAGCGCGGGTCGCTGCGGCGCAGGCGCAGCGTGGGATCGGCGAGGAGCCAGGCCGGCAGGCCGCCGAACTCCCACTCGGCGCAGATGTAGGGGCCGGGCCGCACGATCACGTCCAGGTCGAGGTGTGCGGCGGTGCGGATGAAGCGGGTGATGTCGGCCTGACCGGAGAAGTCGGTCCGGTCGGGGGTCGGCTGGTGCAGGTTCCAGGCGATGTAGGTCTCGATGGTGTTGACGCCCATGGCGCGCAGTCGGCGCAGCCGGTCCTCCCACAGCTCGGGGTGGACCCGGAAGTAGTGGATGGCGGCGGAGATGATCTGGTGGGGGCGGCCACCGCGCAGGAACCCGTGGTCGGTCGTGGTCAGTTCGGCGTCAGGGCGAAGACGGGCCACAACTACTCCCTGTGGTCGAGTGGTTTCAGGTGCTGACAGTCGTCGTGGCGGTGGGGCGGGCGACGGCCTCTGCGCCGCCCGCCCCACCGGGCCTTCAGGAGGCCGGGCGCAGATTCTGCAAGGTCAGCGTGGTGTCCGGACCGGCGGAGGTGTACGGCGTGTACGTGGCGGTTTCCGGGGTCGGCCAGCCGGTGAAGCGGCTGGAGTTGATGTCGACGAACGAGGCCGAGCCGCCGATCGGGATGAACGGCGCCTGCTGGGCGAGGATTCTCACCGCCGGGTCGGCCAGTTGCTTGAGCCGGGCGGAGTCGGCAGGGTCGACGGTAGCCATTTTCTTCAACTGGGCATTGTAGTCCGGGTCGTTGAAGCGGCCGAAGTTATTGACGGCCGGCTTGTCGAGCGGGGTGTAGTAGTCGCCGCTGAAGGCGTTCAGGGCTCCGAAGATGCTGCCGTCACCGGAGGGCGGGGTGAACGCGGTCTCCATCGAGAAGTCACCGACCGGCTCCTTCTGCGTGAAGGTGGCCTCCGGCATGTTGTCGACCGTGACGTCCAGGCCCAGGACCGTTTTCCACTGGTCCTTCAGGGCGGTGCCCATGTCGACCCAGTTCGCGTAGGGCTGGAAGACGTTCAGCGTCAGCGGGTGGCTCTTCCCGTCCTTGCTGAGTTCTCCGTGCCGTACGGTCCAGCCGCCGGCGGCGAGTTCGGCGCGGGCACCGGCGGCGTCCTGCTTCAGGGTCCGGCCGGCCAGGTCGGCGGGCAGCCAGGCGGCACCGACCTTGTTGTTCAGCCCGGCCGGGTTGACCGCGGGTTGCCCCGTCCCCATCACCTTGAGCACCCTGGTCACGTCGACTGCCTTGGTCAGGGCGCGGCGGACGTGCACATCGGCGGTCGGGCCCTTCGCCGTGTTGAACAGCACGCCCTCGGACCCCAGCAGCGGATAGACCTGGTACTTGTGGTGCTCGGGGTCCGCAGCCACGTAGTTCTTGTCCGCGCCCTGCCAGGACATGGTGCTCCAGTCCAGCTTGTCCTTCAGGAGCAGGCTGCGTGTGCTGGACTCCTGCGCCGCGACGATGGCGACCTTCCTGACGGCCGGGAACGAACCGTTCCAGTAGTCCTTGCGGATCTTCAGGGTGATCTGCTGCGGGCTGAAGGAGTCCAGGGTGACCGGGCCGCTGCCGACCGGTTCGAGATTCTGATCCGTCTTCAGATTCCTGCCGCTCCAGATGTGCCGGGGGTAGATGTTGCGGTTCTTGAAGGCCCCGAGGTCGCTGTAGCCGACCTTCGGGTAGTGCACTACCACCGTGGTCCCGTCGGGTGCGTCGACCGAGGTGTAGGGCACGCCCGAGAGGTTCAACTCGCGGTGTTCCAGAGGCACGTCCAAGCTGTACTTGACGTCCTCGGCAGTGAGTGGTTTGCCGTCCGACCACTTCACTCCGGGGTGCAGGCGGAAGGTGAGGGTCCTGCCGCCGTCGCTGAACTTCCAGGAATCCGCCAGCCACGGCTGTGGCGAGGGCTTCTGGGGGTTGACCCGTATCAGCGGCTCGTAGAAGAAGGAAACTCCGGCGTTTGGCTGGGCCGCGAACGGGTTCCACCCGGCCTGGAAGGCCTGCGTCGGGTGGGTGGTGAGGCGCACGGTGCTCGTGGCCCCGGAACCGGATCCGTCCGACTTGGCAGTGCTGCAGCCGGTCAGCAGACCGGCGGTGGCCAGTACCGCGGCGGCTGCGGCCGTCGAGCGCTTCATGGAAGCTCCTTTGCGGGTGTTCTGTCGAGCTCGGCCGTGCGGCCGTGCTGGTGCAGCCAGCAGTGCGCCCACTGGCCGTCGGCGAAGGTGGTGCGGTCGGGGAAGGCGCGCCGGCAGTCGTCCATGACGAACGGGCAGCGGGGGTGGAAGCGGCAGCCACCGGGCGGCGCGGTCAGGTTGGGCGGCTCCCCCAGGTCCTCGGCGTCGTCCTGGTCGCCCAGGCCGCGTCCGGTCCGGCCGGGGTCGGGCGAGGAGTCGATCAGCAGGCGGGTGTACGGGTGCTTGGGCGACTGGATCACCGCTTCCTTGGGCCCGCCCTCCACCGTCTGCCCGGCGTACATCACCTGCACCTCGTCGCACAGATAGCGCGCGCCGGCGATGTCGTGGGTGATGTAGAGCAGTGCCAGGCCCTCCTCGTCGCGCAGCCGGGCCAGCAGGTTGAGCACGTCGAGGCGGATGGAGACGTCGAGCATGCTGATCGGCTCGTCGCCGAGGAGCACGGTCGGGCGTACCGCCAGTGCTCGGGCGATGGCCACACGTTGCAGCTGGCCCCCGGACATCTCGCGCGGACGCTTGTCGATGAACTCCTCGGCGGGGGTGAGGTTGACGCGGTTCAACAGGGCGAGGACCTGCTCGTCCGCCTCGGCGCGGGTGCGAGCGTGGCCGTGGAGGCGCAGAACCCGCCCGAGGATGTGCCGCACCGGATGGAGGGTGTTCAACGAGGAGAAGGGGTCCTGGAAGATCAGCTGCACCTGGCGGAAGTAGTCGCGCCCGGCGGGCGGTGCCGGCTGCCCTGCCAGTCGGATCTCCCCGGAGCTGACCGGGTGGAACTGGGCCAGCATCCGGGCCAACGTGGTCTTCCCACTGCCGCTCTCGCCGACCAGGGCCACCACGCGGCCTCGGTGCAGCGCCACCGAGGCGTGCTCGACGGCGCGCACGGTGGCCTTGCGGCCCAACTGGTCGCGCACGGTGAAGTGTTTGCTGACGTCCACCGCCGCCAGCAGCGCGGGCTCGTCGAACGTGTCGGAGGTTCGGGACATCGATGTCATCGGGCGCCCTCGGGGTCGGTGGTGTCGTGCAGCAGACACGCCGCCTGCCGCTCGCCGCCGTGCGACGGGACCTGATGCAGACGCGGCACGACCTGCGCGCACTCCGGCAGGCGCCGGCCGCAACGGGGGTGGAAGGCACAGCCGGGCGGGAGGTCGCGCAGGTCGGGCGGGCTTCCCGGGATGCCGGTGAGGTGTCTGAGCGGTGCGTGCAGGGGCGGGAAGGCGTCGCGCAGCCCGCGGGTGTACGGGTGCAGCGGATCAGCGTAGAGCTGGTCGGGCGCGCCGACCTCCACGATCCGGCCGGCGTACATGATGGCGATCCGGTCGGCGATCTCCATCAGCAAGGACAGGTCGTGGGTCACGAAGACCACGGCGAAGCCCAGTCGGCGCTGCAGGCGCAGGATCTGGCCCATGATCTGACGTTGCATCACCACATCGACGGCGGTGGTGGGTTCGTCCATGAGGACGAGCTCGGGTTCGCAGGCCAGGGCGAGCGCGATGAGGGCTCGCTGGCGCATCCCGCCGGACAGTTCGTGCGGGTAGGAGCGCTTGCGTTCGGGCGCGATGCCCACCATGCGCAGCAGTCGGCCGGTCCGCTCGGCCACCTCGTCGCGGGTGATGCCGGGCTGGTGCTCGGCCATCACGTCGGCGAACTGTGCCTGAAGCCGCATCACCGGGTTGAGCGCGGCCATCGCGCTCTGCAGCACGATCGCCAGGTCGGTCCAGCGCAGTGCGCGCATCCGGCGTTCGTCCAGGGTGACCAGGTCGAGCACGTGCCCGTCGCGGGTGTGATAGCGGATCTCGCCGCCGGTGGTCAGCGCGGGTGGCCGCTGAAGTCTGGCCAACGCGGTGATCAGGCTGCTCTTCCCGGAGCCTGACTCCCCCGCCAGGCCGAGGATCTCGCCGCGTCGCAGGGTGAAGGACACCTCGTTGCAGGCCGGTACCTCCCCGCGCTCGGTGACGTACTCCACCGTCAGCCGCGACACGTCGAGGAGCGGCTCGCCGCGCAGCGGAGAGGGAGGTGTGCTCGTCGGCCGGGTGGTGTCGAGGGGGCGGGCAGTCATGAGGTCACCTCTACGGTGTTCGTACGGTCCCGGCGTGCGGCCAGGTGTGCGCGGGCGCGCCGTATCGCGGCTCGTCCGCTGTGTCGCAGCACCGGATTGCCGATCTCGTCGAGGCCGAAGTTGACCAGTGCGGTGGCCGTCCCGAGCAGCGCGATGAACAGGCCCGGCGGCACGAACCACCACCACATGCCCCGCAGCACGCCGTCCTGCTGCTGAGCGAAGGCGATCATGGTTCCCCAGGTGACGCTGTCACCGCCGCCGATACCCAGGAAGCGCAGCCCCGCTTCGGCGAACACCCCGGTCACCACGGCCCGCAGGAACAGCGAGGAGAGGACGCCGCTCAGGTGCGGCATGATCTCCACGAGCACCATCCGCCAGCGGCTCTCGCCGACCATGCGCAGGGCCTGGACGAAGTCCCGCCCGCGCAGCGAAAGGGTCTGGGCACGTAGATAGCGGGCGCAGACCGGCCACTCGAACAGGCCGATCAGCAGGGCGATGACGACCGAATCCACCCGGGTCATGTATCCGGCCACGATCAGCATCAGCGGCAAGCTGGGCAGGGTGGCGAAGATGTTGGTGACCGCGGTGAGCAGTTGGTCGGTGCGCCCGCCGAGGAAGCCGCCGGTCACGCCGATGAGGGCGGCCACCCCGACGGCCAGGACGCCGGAGAGCAGGCCCACCTCGACCGACCCCCGGCACCCGGTGAGCAACTGAGCCAGTACGTCCTGACCCGAGCTGGTGGTGCCGAGCAGATGGTCCGCGCCGGGCCCCACCCCCAGGGCGTCGTAGTCGATCCGGTGCGGGTCCGTGCCCAGGACGGAACTCACCAGCCACGGCCCGACGAGAGCGAGCAGCAGGAAGCCACCGAGGATCACCAGCCCGACGCGGACCTTGCCGTTGGTCAGGAACTGCCTCATCGCTCCTCCCGGGTGCGTGGGTCGAGCAGCACGTAGGTCGAGTCGGCAATCAGGTTGGCGGCCAGCACACCCAGCGTGATCAGCAGAAAGATCGTCTGCATCAACGGGT from Streptomyces sp. NBC_01267 harbors:
- a CDS encoding right-handed parallel beta-helix repeat-containing protein — encoded protein: MAVLAAVALGAPALTATDAWAAHGPSGTSLYVSTSGNDHNSGSLHKPFRTLAAARTAARKATRKGRAVHVWVRGGTYHLAGTLTFDEADSGTASAPVTYSSYPGEKAVLSGGRRVTAAWSADPHNSAVQVAKVGAGLKIDGLFVGGTQQVLARFPNFDPNTAVLGGSTTMATLNARSAAWKNPTTGDIRGLHSSDWGGNDYTITGRSNSALQTKWVGDNNRGGDVDTNHVVAEGIFEELDAPGEWFYDKAAGKLYVIPPAGTDLSSATVETAELDELVRVEGSSAAKPVHDLTFDGFTYTETHRTLFDTPYEPLQLGDWAIARAGAVHLKNARNITVSRSAFAQVGGNGVFVDGYNKGDVITRNRFTGSGASDVQVVGSTEAVRNPSTWAHMVDPPTDLTPGPRTEDYPRDITVSYNSMADMGRFEKQSAGVNISMSSRVTVAHNTIHGSPRSGVNINDGTWGGHRIQYNDIFDCVKETSDHGPINAWGRDRYWPIAGPSINPSAESDALQKSYALLDVVQPITISNNRIWHNSEWAIDLDDGSSNYIVKNNLLLNAGIKLRDGFRRTVSNNILVNGSVYEQISHRDNDDSLTRNVILTGSPYSLTGSDPAAAKYTVDKNLFWDNDRPVALPDVWSAAKLDAHSVTADPQFTHGSPWDSPGMTDYTLASGSPAVALGFVNFPMDRFGTGTAGEATPPAVTWPAAPVPDTVIQTQPEPLMGATVRQVYDKATQSAVGLGDFDGLYLQAVPSTSYAYGQGLRPLDVIREVNGTAVTDRDSFWTVYNRLAPGSTVTALIWRAQSATTVTFVKPTGAQQYNNTAGVTYTGAGWGWRGARAGGLNSFQDDIDATTAVGDSFSFTFNGTGADLLTELNADEGTIDISVDGVFRKTVDATSDTREYQKTLYSVSGLSPGVHTLTGVMKSGQYMIVDGFTVRS
- the proP gene encoding glycine betaine/L-proline transporter ProP, translating into MSTGRPRRGTRPAGRAGSANDRLLRILLRRRKRSLSAGDVTVTDKPEVRRAVSASALGNMMEWFDFGVYAYLAGILGEVFFPSSSPGTQVVSTFATFAAAFLVRPLGGLVFGPLGDRIGRKRVLAATMIMMAISTFAVAFLPSYDSIGFTAPILLLVCRLVQGFSTGGEYAGATTYIAEYSPDKRRGFLGSWLDFGTFVGYSLGSGIVTVLTAALGHDGMVHWGWRLPFLIAGPLGLIGLYMRLRLEETPAFKQQAEENAAQYAREPHPEGDEDPVEVARQSGKGRLKEIFTQHWQAVLVCMGLVLLYNVTNYMVTSYLPTFMTETLGQDALTAQLLVLGTMIVVVLTITTVGRTSDRWGRRPVFMAGSIALIVLAFPAMLLIREGGILLPAFGCLILGLLLVCFAGTSASTLPALFPTRLRYGALSISFNVSVSLFGGTTPLVASALVEATGNDMVPAYYLMVAGVVGLVSTYFLHETAGKPLLGSGPMVESVDQARSLVAASRTEAGRRARDVWIHLRHPWARHNGTKHE
- a CDS encoding serine hydrolase, with protein sequence MHRSRISRCARRGLAASLAAGAVLTALTAAAPAPAASTSVGGSPVVCTSKVPGLAPELSRDIAHALKGRQGASALAVYDRSTGTSCELRADTHFDSASVVKVTVLGALLRQAGEAHRDLTPREVKLTTAMITESDNDSTSALWRQIGPKGIQHFLDLAKMRDTVPGAGGSWGLTQITAADQVTLMRLLTTENAVLDTSARNYALGLMSHVAADQRWGVPAGSPASATAHVKNGWLSRTTDDAWRVHSVGAFTGSGHDYGMAVLSSGNKTMKYGVGTIETASRVIHQDLNGASATANR
- a CDS encoding TIGR03619 family F420-dependent LLM class oxidoreductase, whose translation is MKFGVNILNFGPGTVPATLLQQAVDARELGYSFAMISDHVAVTADVQEAYPAPFYDQFVLASHIAGRVPGLTLGTTVTVIPYRHPLHTARLAANIDCLNADGFILGAGVGWSRAEYAALGVPFAERGRITDEYLTAIRAAWSEDPTTFRGEYVSYEGVRTAPAPATAPRLPVWVGGNSATALGRAARLGEGWHPYLATLSAMRAALPVLAEQAERAERPTPALVPRLQVRITEARLDGEHPVGHGTVDQIREDLTALAELGATHLLLDTNPDSPGLRGTAADDRRLLELLTEKVLDPATGTIR
- a CDS encoding glycoside hydrolase family 35 protein, which encodes MARLRPDAELTTTDHGFLRGGRPHQIISAAIHYFRVHPELWEDRLRRLRAMGVNTIETYIAWNLHQPTPDRTDFSGQADITRFIRTAAHLDLDVIVRPGPYICAEWEFGGLPAWLLADPTLRLRRSDPRYLAAVDAWFDQLVPVLRPLLAGRGGRVVAVQIENEYGSYGTDTAYLDHLRQGLRQRGVDCLLFTADGPTDGVLRGGILPGTLATATFGSQPEEALDTLRRHQPAGPLMCSEYWHGWFDHWGEHHHVRDPREAGAELDRMLSRGASVNLYMGHGGTNFGWWNGANRDESDYRSTCTSYDYDAPVGEAGELTEKFHVFREVIERYRGPIGHEAPAQPARLAPQTVGPSGTVALLNCLDELSTPHHRLSPEPMEALGQSLGLIHYRTRLRGPFPESTLRVHGLADRAQVFLDGEPIGLLERDGPLDALAISVPGTGAQLDLLVENMGRVNYGPWLEDRKGISGGVRIDTQYQSGWEIRPLPLTDPSALRFGAPEAVEGPAFHRAEVEIPAPADGFLALPGWTKGQVWLNGFALGRYWDRGPQRTLYAPAPVWRAGRNELVILELHRPGERIEILDTADLGPQG
- a CDS encoding ABC transporter substrate-binding protein, whose protein sequence is MKRSTAAAAAVLATAGLLTGCSTAKSDGSGSGATSTVRLTTHPTQAFQAGWNPFAAQPNAGVSFFYEPLIRVNPQKPSPQPWLADSWKFSDGGRTLTFRLHPGVKWSDGKPLTAEDVKYSLDVPLEHRELNLSGVPYTSVDAPDGTTVVVHYPKVGYSDLGAFKNRNIYPRHIWSGRNLKTDQNLEPVGSGPVTLDSFSPQQITLKIRKDYWNGSFPAVRKVAIVAAQESSTRSLLLKDKLDWSTMSWQGADKNYVAADPEHHKYQVYPLLGSEGVLFNTAKGPTADVHVRRALTKAVDVTRVLKVMGTGQPAVNPAGLNNKVGAAWLPADLAGRTLKQDAAGARAELAAGGWTVRHGELSKDGKSHPLTLNVFQPYANWVDMGTALKDQWKTVLGLDVTVDNMPEATFTQKEPVGDFSMETAFTPPSGDGSIFGALNAFSGDYYTPLDKPAVNNFGRFNDPDYNAQLKKMATVDPADSARLKQLADPAVRILAQQAPFIPIGGSASFVDINSSRFTGWPTPETATYTPYTSAGPDTTLTLQNLRPAS